A genome region from Cucumis sativus cultivar 9930 chromosome 4, Cucumber_9930_V3, whole genome shotgun sequence includes the following:
- the LOC101206715 gene encoding phytochrome-interacting ankyrin-repeat protein 2: MPQEQRSPISRSLSRRRSFRYEVFNTDDRGWTSLHIGARKGDLKEVKRLLNDGMDVNSIAWGPKSKGLTPLHLAAEGGHLEVMDELLERGANIDARTKGACGWTPLHSAAKERRKEAVKFLVENGAFLPDDINDCRFNPPLHYCPGLEWAYEEMKRLHHDNSSSEETSCSSES; this comes from the exons ATGCCTCAGGAACAGAGGAGCCCGATTAGTCGAAGCCTTTCCAGAAGGCGTTCCTTCCGATATGAAGTATTCAATACGGATGATAGGGGATGGACTTCCCTCCACATTGGTGCGAGAAAGGGTGATCTTAAAGAG GTGAAACGTTTGCTCAATGATGGAATGGATGTGAATTCAATAGCATGGGGCCCCAAATCGAAGGGGTTGACCCCCCTCCACCTTGCTGCCGAGGGTGGACATCTTGAAGTGATGGACGAATTGCTTGAACGTGGTGCCAACATTGATGCTAGAACCAAAGGTGCTTGTGGCT GGACACCTCTACACAGTGCAGCTAAAGAGAGAAGGAAGGAAGCTGTGAAGTTCCTTGTGGAAAATGGTGCATTCTTACCAGATGACATCAATGACTGCAGATTTAATCCTCCACTCCACTATTGTCCTGGACTCGAGTGGGCATACGAGGAGATGAAGCGGCTTCATCACGATAATAGTTCGTCCGAAGAGACGTCTTGCAGCTCTGAGAGCTGA
- the LOC101206472 gene encoding trihelix transcription factor GT-3b has product MAATPHQHQWSEEETREFIRIRADLEKDLAAVSIGEAPAAKKKTLWEMASVRMREKGFWRTADQCKCKWKNLLSRYKGKETSHKEYGWQCPFFEEIHAVFTERGKAMHRLLLEPEACSISTKKRGRERSLEEHSDLKELNEDENEEEVTFTQSNSQKRKAARKLPAKSLGATDSKSSSSSTSNEIQEMLKGFFQWQQRMEMEWREIVERHYNNRRMFEQEWRESMEKLERERLMAEQAWREREEQRKERQDIRAEGMNALLTTLLNKLNHENNL; this is encoded by the exons ATGGCGGCTACTCCTCACCAACACCAATGGAGCGAGGAGGAGACGAGGGAGTTCATTCGTATTCGAGCCGACCTAGAGAAGGACCTCGCCGCGGTTTCCATCGGAGAAGCTCCGGCGgcgaagaagaaaactttgtGGGAGATGGCGAGTGTTAGGATGCGAGAGAAAGGGTTTTGGAGGACCGCCGATCAGTGCAAATGCAAGTGGAAGAATCTCCTCAGCCGCTACAAG GGGAAGGAGACATCTCATAAGGAGTATGGATGGCAATGCCcattttttgaagaaatccATGCAGTTTTTACAGAAAGAGGAAAAGCTATGCACCGACTGCTCCTCGAACCTGAAGCATGTTCTATTTCAACAAAGAAAAGGGGGAGGGAAAGAAGTTTAGAAGAACATTCAGACCTCAAAGAACTCAATGAAGACGAAAATGAGGAGGAGGTGACTTTCACTCAAAGCAACTCACAGAAGAGAAAGGCTGCAAGAAAACTCCCAGCAAAGTCTTTGGGAGCAACTGATTCTAAAAGTTCTAGTAGCTCAACTAGTAATGAAATTCAAGAAATGTTGAAGGGCTTCTTTCAATGGCAGCAGAGGATGGAGATGGAATGGAGGGAAATAGTTGAGAGACATTACAACAACCGTCGAATGTTTGAGCAGGAATGGCGTGAGTCAATGGAGAAGCTTGAGAGGGAGAGGTTAATGGCTGAGCAAGCTTGGAGGGAAAGGGAAGAACAGAGAAAGGAAAGGCAAGATATCCGAGCTGAAGGAATGAATGCCCTCTTAACAACCCTTTTAAACAAGCTCAACCacgaaaataatttatga